The following coding sequences lie in one Deinococcus detaillensis genomic window:
- a CDS encoding TspO/MBR family protein, with translation MIGIPRQITLVLATLLTLLMNYLSNALPLFGNSNGEISDLLPNAFTPAGLTFAIWGVIFLGLLAFAVYQALPGQRGPRYDALFWPYLLANLLNVGWLVAFQSLHFGLSVVVMLALLGSLIWLYLRLKELDLKGGEALALGIPTSLYLGWIAVATIANVTAWLVSLGFTAGLAGLSGPVWSALLVVVASGVGAFLLRTNRDFAVMGVILWAYYGVYLARPQELTVTLGLVLGVVVLLAAAFAKRGKPGSGARRLSA, from the coding sequence ATGATAGGCATCCCCAGACAAATCACTTTGGTGCTAGCCACTTTACTCACCCTCCTAATGAATTATCTCTCGAATGCGCTGCCCCTGTTTGGCAACAGCAACGGTGAGATTTCCGATCTGCTGCCCAACGCTTTTACGCCAGCGGGGCTGACCTTCGCTATTTGGGGCGTGATCTTTTTGGGACTGCTGGCCTTCGCCGTTTACCAAGCGCTGCCGGGGCAACGCGGCCCGCGTTACGATGCACTGTTTTGGCCTTATCTGCTGGCCAATCTGCTGAATGTCGGCTGGCTGGTGGCCTTCCAGAGCCTTCACTTCGGGCTGAGCGTGGTGGTGATGCTGGCGTTGCTGGGGTCACTAATCTGGTTGTACCTGCGCCTCAAGGAGCTGGACTTGAAAGGCGGCGAAGCGCTGGCACTAGGCATCCCCACCAGCTTGTATCTGGGCTGGATCGCGGTGGCCACCATCGCCAACGTTACGGCTTGGTTGGTCAGCCTCGGCTTTACTGCAGGGCTAGCCGGTCTAAGCGGCCCGGTGTGGTCCGCACTTTTGGTCGTGGTGGCTTCAGGGGTAGGAGCCTTTTTGCTGCGGACCAATCGCGACTTCGCCGTGATGGGCGTGATTTTGTGGGCTTACTACGGCGTGTATCTGGCCCGCCCGCAGGAGCTGACAGTCACGCTGGGCTTGGTACTGGGTGTGGTGGTGCTGTTGGCCGCCGCTTTTGCCAAGCGCGGTAAACCCGGCAGCGGCGCGAGGCGGCTGAGCGCTTAA
- the holA gene encoding DNA polymerase III subunit delta produces MILAFSGNRFLIEEAARESLAQRGLHLRDLPRLGGEDVTPPQLAPLLAPSLFGESAALVDLEGVRPDKALLEVLATPGALVVVLDPLGAATRVKHYQQHGEHVAVPSPSKTGEVAGWVTARAKASNLKLAKEAALYLAEVFGTDLAGIAAELNKLAFLAGPPSGSFGRELVQQVVGRETPGDSFVMLGAATSGRPAEALGQLRRLLSSGEDPFKLMGVVVWQYSLVARSAALLQGGGRVSETEAAQRLGVKPYPAKKALEVARKLTEGQVRSHLSRILEADLAMKRGLDVEAVMERLLVELSL; encoded by the coding sequence ATGATCTTGGCGTTTTCGGGCAACCGTTTTCTGATTGAGGAAGCCGCCCGCGAGTCTCTTGCTCAGCGCGGCCTGCATCTGCGCGATTTGCCGCGCCTGGGCGGTGAAGACGTGACCCCGCCGCAGCTCGCTCCGCTGCTGGCTCCCAGCTTGTTTGGTGAATCGGCGGCACTGGTGGATTTAGAAGGGGTGCGCCCTGATAAAGCGCTACTGGAAGTCTTGGCCACGCCCGGCGCATTGGTGGTGGTCCTCGACCCTTTGGGCGCGGCGACCCGCGTCAAGCATTATCAGCAGCACGGCGAACACGTTGCGGTGCCTTCACCCAGCAAAACCGGCGAGGTGGCCGGCTGGGTCACGGCGCGGGCCAAAGCCAGCAACCTCAAACTCGCCAAGGAAGCGGCGCTGTATTTGGCCGAGGTCTTCGGTACGGATCTGGCGGGCATCGCCGCCGAACTTAACAAGCTGGCTTTCCTCGCGGGGCCGCCCAGTGGTTCGTTTGGCCGTGAGCTGGTGCAGCAGGTGGTGGGCCGCGAGACGCCCGGCGATTCGTTTGTCATGTTGGGTGCGGCCACGTCTGGGCGGCCCGCTGAGGCGCTCGGCCAGCTCCGCCGACTGCTCTCCAGCGGCGAAGACCCTTTCAAGCTGATGGGCGTGGTGGTGTGGCAATACAGCTTGGTGGCCCGCAGCGCGGCTTTACTGCAAGGAGGCGGGCGAGTCTCCGAGACGGAAGCGGCCCAGCGGCTGGGCGTCAAGCCTTATCCAGCCAAGAAAGCCCTAGAAGTTGCCCGTAAGCTTACCGAGGGCCAAGTCAGGTCACACCTCAGCCGAATTTTAGAAGCTGACCTTGCCATGAAGCGCGGGCTGGACGTAGAAGCGGTGATGGAGCGGCTGTTGGTGGAGCTGAGCCTTTAG
- a CDS encoding serine/threonine-protein kinase, which translates to MSALSRHSSVITPTITVANPVVLGVRGGVRLERGCWQGHEVFVKSLSSSDPDFRVRFHHEGRVVQRLMHPAIVPLLAHTQEQLVFPFIEGCSLRELLDSRRLSVAEAVSVTQGVLTAARFFHAQGVTHHDLKPENVMLLGGVASAECVRVADFGMAHDKRLKDDLHAGTRMGTPQFMAPEQFQGVRGDARSDLYAAGGLLFDCLAGEPPHPDALGWLVGLSSERLPLPGPNELHPVIERALQRDPAQRPQTAQQMAALLSEAWAAIFSPSTLHREQRRLKKTHA; encoded by the coding sequence ATGTCTGCTTTGTCTCGCCACTCGTCTGTTATTACGCCCACCATCACTGTTGCCAATCCGGTTGTGCTGGGAGTGCGCGGCGGTGTGCGGCTGGAACGTGGGTGCTGGCAGGGGCATGAGGTTTTCGTCAAGTCGCTGAGCAGCAGCGATCCGGACTTCCGGGTGCGGTTTCATCACGAGGGCCGGGTGGTGCAGCGTTTGATGCATCCGGCGATTGTGCCGCTCCTGGCGCATACCCAAGAACAATTGGTGTTCCCCTTTATTGAAGGGTGCAGCCTGCGCGAGCTGCTCGATTCTCGCCGCTTGAGCGTGGCCGAAGCAGTGTCCGTGACCCAAGGCGTCTTGACGGCCGCCCGATTTTTTCACGCGCAGGGCGTGACCCACCACGATCTCAAACCAGAAAACGTGATGCTGTTGGGCGGTGTGGCCAGCGCCGAGTGTGTGCGCGTCGCCGATTTCGGCATGGCCCACGACAAGCGCCTCAAAGACGATCTTCACGCGGGCACCCGCATGGGTACGCCGCAGTTTATGGCCCCCGAGCAGTTTCAGGGCGTGCGCGGCGATGCCCGCAGCGACCTTTATGCGGCGGGCGGCTTGCTCTTTGATTGCCTGGCCGGTGAGCCGCCGCACCCCGACGCGCTCGGCTGGCTGGTGGGCTTGTCGAGCGAGCGTTTGCCGCTGCCCGGCCCAAATGAGCTGCATCCGGTGATTGAACGGGCTTTGCAGCGCGACCCTGCTCAGCGCCCGCAAACTGCTCAGCAGATGGCGGCGCTGCTCTCAGAAGCTTGGGCTGCCATTTTCTCGCCGAGCACTCTGCACCGTGAACAGCGCCGCCTCAAGAAAACCCACGCATGA
- the hemB gene encoding porphobilinogen synthase — protein sequence MSAPSPFQRPRRLRRTAALRALTREIHLSAEQFILPLFVHDGQGDQVIQTMPGVLRHDLAGLLNRAQEAWELGIQSIVLFGIPAHKDALGSGAHAEQGIIQRAIREIKVRFPEMTVIADTCLCEYTEHGHCGPLVPDGQGGWTVDNDAALPLLAQTAVSQARAGADIVAPSAMMDGQVGAIRTALDAAGFEHVPVMAYAVKYASGYYGPFREAAGSTPSVGNRASYQMDPAGGYREALREARLDVKQGADYLMVKPALAYLDVLRVVRDAFDLPLVAYNVSGEYAMLKAAAAAGMLDEKRTVLETLIAFRRAGADAIMTYHALDAARWLREDAAN from the coding sequence ATGTCTGCCCCTTCTCCCTTTCAGCGCCCACGTCGCCTGCGCCGCACAGCCGCTCTCCGCGCCCTGACACGCGAAATTCACCTCAGCGCCGAGCAATTTATCCTGCCGCTGTTTGTCCATGATGGGCAGGGCGATCAGGTGATTCAAACCATGCCGGGCGTTTTACGCCACGATTTGGCGGGCCTCTTGAACCGCGCCCAAGAAGCCTGGGAGCTGGGCATCCAGAGCATCGTCTTGTTCGGAATACCCGCACATAAAGACGCGCTCGGATCAGGAGCGCACGCTGAGCAAGGCATTATTCAGCGTGCCATCCGCGAAATAAAGGTCAGGTTCCCGGAGATGACCGTGATAGCCGATACTTGCCTTTGCGAATACACCGAACACGGCCACTGTGGGCCGCTGGTGCCGGACGGTCAGGGCGGCTGGACCGTCGACAACGACGCCGCCTTGCCGCTGCTGGCCCAAACTGCTGTGTCGCAGGCGCGGGCCGGAGCCGATATCGTTGCGCCGAGCGCCATGATGGACGGTCAGGTGGGCGCGATTCGCACGGCCCTAGACGCGGCAGGTTTCGAACACGTTCCGGTGATGGCTTACGCCGTCAAGTATGCCAGCGGTTATTACGGCCCCTTCCGCGAGGCGGCAGGCAGCACCCCCAGCGTCGGCAACAGGGCCAGCTACCAAATGGACCCAGCGGGCGGCTACCGTGAAGCGCTGCGCGAAGCCCGCTTGGACGTGAAGCAGGGCGCAGATTATTTGATGGTCAAGCCCGCACTGGCTTACCTGGACGTGCTGCGGGTGGTGCGCGACGCCTTTGACTTGCCGCTGGTGGCGTATAACGTCAGCGGCGAATACGCCATGCTCAAAGCCGCCGCCGCCGCCGGAATGCTCGACGAGAAACGTACGGTGCTCGAAACCCTGATTGCTTTTCGCCGCGCCGGAGCCGACGCCATCATGACTTATCACGCGCTGGACGCGGCACGCTGGCTGAGAGAAGACGCGGCAAATTAA
- a CDS encoding TSUP family transporter, which produces MPDPSVLLYGLPLAFLAGFIDAVAGGGGTITLPTLIFMGLPPAQAVATNKLLAIFGSASSTWQYGRSGHIEWPLVLRLVPLALIGSAIGAYLVHFVNPDIFKNLVAVIILGVGALVLTSKKFGVTDKYPGLTARVLALILPGTLVVSLYDGFIGPGTGTFLMFLFALSGFNLVRSSGNARAINLATNAGAFIFFLIGGKMIFWIGLPMGAANALGAYVGAKMAMLRGSAFIKVVYAFIVLVVAARLLIH; this is translated from the coding sequence ATGCCCGATCCTAGCGTTCTTCTCTACGGCCTGCCGCTGGCCTTCCTCGCCGGATTTATCGATGCGGTGGCGGGTGGCGGCGGCACCATCACGCTGCCCACGTTGATTTTTATGGGCTTGCCGCCTGCTCAGGCGGTGGCGACCAACAAGCTGCTGGCCATTTTCGGCTCCGCCAGCTCCACTTGGCAGTACGGGCGCTCTGGGCATATTGAGTGGCCGCTGGTGCTGCGGTTGGTGCCGCTGGCCCTGATCGGCAGCGCGATAGGCGCGTACTTGGTGCATTTCGTCAATCCTGACATCTTCAAGAATCTGGTGGCGGTGATTATTTTGGGCGTGGGAGCGCTGGTTTTGACCAGCAAAAAATTTGGCGTCACTGACAAGTATCCGGGCCTGACCGCTCGGGTCTTGGCTCTCATCTTGCCCGGCACCCTAGTGGTTAGCCTTTACGACGGCTTTATCGGCCCCGGCACCGGCACTTTCTTGATGTTTCTTTTCGCGCTTTCCGGCTTCAACTTGGTGCGGTCATCCGGCAACGCCCGAGCCATCAACTTGGCCACCAACGCGGGCGCGTTTATCTTCTTTTTGATAGGCGGCAAAATGATCTTCTGGATCGGCCTGCCGATGGGCGCAGCCAACGCGCTGGGCGCTTATGTGGGCGCAAAAATGGCGATGCTGCGCGGCAGCGCTTTTATCAAGGTGGTCTACGCTTTTATCGTGTTGGTGGTGGCGGCGCGGCTGTTGATTCACTGA
- a CDS encoding amino acid ABC transporter permease codes for MSAPSPRPAAPRSTPLAGWTLGAWLLGAAAAFYLLFLLISVVLKLMPEPIGSRASLFVDGARITLLLTVVSGVIGLLIGLLAGLMKTSSLWVTRAPAGFFVWLVRGTPLLVQILFVYNALPPLLQKIGINVQLDEFWSAVVALSLNVGAYNAEVIRAGIQAIPRGQGEAARSLGLNGAQTMTSIILPQALRVVVPPLVNNLVALLKDSSLASAIALVELTLSGQRVSSETFQPIPVLTTVAAVYLALTTVMTTFTDQLERRIKIAGR; via the coding sequence GTGAGCGCTCCGTCCCCCAGGCCCGCTGCGCCCCGCTCAACGCCTCTCGCCGGCTGGACGTTGGGCGCTTGGCTGCTCGGCGCAGCGGCGGCTTTTTACTTGTTGTTTTTGCTGATCAGCGTGGTGCTCAAGCTGATGCCCGAACCGATTGGCTCACGCGCCAGTTTATTTGTCGACGGCGCACGCATCACCTTGCTGCTGACGGTGGTTTCGGGCGTCATCGGCCTCTTGATTGGCTTGTTGGCTGGACTGATGAAAACCAGCTCGCTTTGGGTGACCCGCGCACCGGCAGGCTTTTTCGTCTGGCTGGTGCGCGGCACGCCGCTGCTGGTTCAGATTTTGTTTGTCTACAACGCTTTGCCGCCCTTGCTGCAAAAGATCGGTATCAATGTGCAGCTCGACGAGTTCTGGTCGGCGGTGGTGGCCCTCTCGCTCAACGTCGGGGCTTACAACGCCGAAGTCATCCGGGCGGGCATTCAGGCTATTCCCAGGGGACAGGGTGAGGCGGCCCGCAGCTTGGGCCTCAACGGAGCGCAGACCATGACGAGCATCATCTTGCCGCAGGCGCTCAGGGTGGTGGTGCCGCCGCTGGTCAACAACTTGGTGGCGCTGCTCAAAGACTCCTCGCTGGCCTCAGCCATCGCGCTGGTCGAACTCACGCTGTCGGGGCAGCGGGTCAGCAGCGAAACCTTCCAGCCGATTCCAGTGCTGACCACGGTGGCGGCCGTCTACCTCGCCCTTACTACCGTCATGACCACCTTCACCGATCAGCTTGAGCGGCGCATCAAGATCGCCGGCCGGTGA
- a CDS encoding ABC transporter substrate-binding protein, whose amino-acid sequence MKRTILALTALTLLASAAQARTWDQIKASGTIKIATEGAFKPFNYFEGKKLTGFEIDLADAIAKQLGLKVEWITQPFDNLLIGLGQDRYDFVIASHGISPERAKAVDFSDPHYCTGGAIVSKPGGPKSAADLVGKTVVVQVGTTYLDNVKKIKGIKDVKTFQKDTDAQAALMSGRADAWVSDKFLGLDAIKSVPGKLVQGDLLFQEKIAMAVKKGNTSLTKELNASLSKLENNGVYAKLSNQYFGQDIRCK is encoded by the coding sequence ATGAAACGAACCATCCTTGCCCTCACCGCGCTGACCTTACTCGCGTCCGCCGCGCAGGCCCGTACCTGGGATCAGATCAAGGCGTCCGGCACCATCAAAATTGCCACCGAGGGAGCCTTCAAGCCGTTTAACTACTTTGAAGGCAAAAAGCTGACCGGCTTTGAAATAGATTTGGCCGACGCGATTGCCAAGCAGCTCGGCCTCAAAGTCGAGTGGATTACCCAGCCGTTCGACAACTTGCTGATCGGCCTCGGCCAAGACCGCTACGACTTCGTGATCGCCTCGCACGGCATTTCTCCTGAGCGGGCCAAAGCAGTGGACTTTTCAGATCCGCACTACTGCACCGGCGGCGCGATAGTCAGCAAGCCCGGCGGCCCCAAGTCGGCTGCCGATCTGGTGGGCAAAACGGTAGTGGTGCAAGTCGGCACGACTTACCTCGACAATGTCAAGAAGATCAAGGGCATTAAAGATGTCAAGACCTTCCAAAAAGACACCGACGCTCAGGCCGCACTGATGTCAGGCCGCGCCGACGCTTGGGTCAGTGACAAGTTCTTGGGTCTGGACGCCATCAAGTCCGTGCCGGGCAAGCTGGTGCAGGGCGATCTGTTGTTTCAAGAAAAGATTGCGATGGCCGTCAAGAAGGGCAACACGAGCCTCACCAAAGAACTCAATGCCAGCCTGTCCAAGCTTGAAAACAACGGCGTTTACGCCAAGCTCAGCAACCAATACTTCGGTCAAGATATTCGCTGCAAGTAA
- a CDS encoding ABC transporter ATP-binding protein: MADVILEHVYKRYGKDSVAVSDFNLNVVDGEFMVFVGPSGCGKSTTLRMIAGLEDISDGILKIGDRVVNDVPPKDRDIAMVFQNYALYPHMNVYENMAFGLKLRKTPKDEIEKRVRDAAKILQIEHLLGRKPKELSGGQRQRVAMGRAIVREPKVFLMDEPLSNLDAKLRVEVRSQISQIHQRLGTTIIYVTHDQVEAMTLGNRIVVMKDGVMMQVDSPLNLYDYPQNKFVAGFIGSPSMNFLTARIQNGQFVVGNSKVSPRGPLAQSIKAYEGKEVFMGIRPEHIGVRGMSNIPEGENMLQGKVLVVEPLGAQTDFMLEVNGQTMVAKVEGHAHIKPGDVVDVVVDNVRLHAFDTVTEMAIDRGQPMGTRGQADSNEGVAGRAGNQTNMANQTSLTKEVIVASTD, encoded by the coding sequence ATGGCAGATGTCATTCTGGAACACGTATACAAGCGCTACGGCAAAGACAGCGTCGCCGTTTCCGACTTCAACCTCAATGTGGTTGACGGCGAGTTTATGGTGTTCGTCGGGCCGTCGGGCTGCGGTAAATCCACCACCCTGCGGATGATTGCCGGGCTCGAAGACATCTCTGACGGCATCTTGAAAATCGGCGACCGGGTGGTCAACGACGTGCCGCCCAAAGACCGCGACATCGCCATGGTTTTCCAGAACTACGCGCTCTACCCCCACATGAACGTCTACGAGAACATGGCTTTCGGCCTCAAGCTCCGCAAAACCCCCAAAGACGAAATCGAGAAGCGGGTGCGCGACGCCGCCAAGATCCTCCAGATCGAGCATCTGCTGGGCCGCAAGCCCAAAGAACTCTCCGGCGGTCAGCGTCAGCGCGTGGCGATGGGACGCGCCATCGTGCGCGAGCCGAAAGTCTTCCTCATGGACGAGCCGCTTTCCAACCTCGATGCCAAGTTGCGCGTCGAAGTGCGCTCGCAGATCAGCCAGATTCACCAGCGCCTCGGCACCACCATCATCTACGTGACCCACGATCAGGTCGAAGCCATGACGCTGGGCAACCGCATCGTGGTGATGAAAGACGGCGTGATGATGCAAGTCGATTCGCCGCTCAACCTCTACGATTACCCCCAGAACAAGTTCGTGGCCGGCTTTATCGGCAGCCCCTCGATGAACTTCCTGACCGCCCGCATCCAAAACGGGCAATTCGTGGTGGGCAATTCCAAAGTCTCGCCGCGTGGCCCGCTGGCCCAGAGCATCAAAGCCTACGAAGGCAAGGAAGTCTTCATGGGCATTCGCCCCGAGCATATCGGCGTGCGCGGCATGAGCAATATTCCTGAGGGCGAAAATATGCTTCAGGGCAAGGTGCTGGTCGTTGAGCCGCTGGGCGCACAGACCGACTTCATGCTGGAAGTCAACGGCCAGACCATGGTCGCCAAAGTCGAGGGCCACGCTCACATCAAGCCCGGCGACGTGGTCGACGTGGTGGTCGACAATGTCCGCCTCCACGCTTTTGATACCGTCACCGAGATGGCGATTGACCGTGGTCAGCCGATGGGTACCCGTGGTCAGGCCGACAGCAACGAAGGCGTCGCGGGCCGTGCAGGCAACCAAACCAATATGGCCAACCAGACCAGCCTCACCAAAGAAGTTATCGTCGCTTCAACCGACTAA